The Plutella xylostella chromosome 9, ilPluXylo3.1, whole genome shotgun sequence genome has a segment encoding these proteins:
- the LOC105394562 gene encoding uncharacterized protein LOC105394562: protein MANNNGNSQTNTALAEETKELKNRCNEVRNIISNTADIELTRYTVDNLQEKSSCYLEGLRTDLESTEVPIVANENLITSQYLTDTEQKIKQLEELIAYKRGLILDIDAETSRLKGLIKMGEEAKCSQKTAKLEVKPEHLQKAKKRFRMMKNEFHGLVYSLYPKVADDMMELLAQLMQNRLDVESPDYVEITSEHFLLIEMLKDMGIVVTNPYNKQEIKLAEI, encoded by the exons TTGAAGAATCGTTGTAATGAAGTTCGTAACATCATCAGTAATACAGCTGACATTGAGTTAACTAGATACACGGTAGACAATTTGCAAGAAAAGTCATCATGTTACTTGGAAGGGCTGAGGACAGATTTAGAGTCAACAGAAGTTCCCATTGTAGCAAATGAGAACCTGATCACCAGCCAGTATCTCACTGACACTGAACAAAAAATCAAACAATTGGAGGAGCTCATTGCATACAAACGAGGACTCATACTAGACATTGATGCTGAAACTTCTAG GTTAAAAGGCCTCATCAAAATGGGTGAAGAAGCTAAATGCTCACAAAAAACAGCCAAATTAGAGGTAAAGCCGGAACACTTGCAGAAAGCCAAAAAGAGATTCCGTATGATGAAGAACGAGTTCCACGGCCTCGTCTACTCACTCTACCCAAAAGTGGCAGATGATATGATGGAATTGCTGGCa cAACTGATGCAGAACAGGCTGGATGTAGAGTCACCGGATTATGTCGAGATAACATCTGAACATTTTCTCTTGATTGAAATGCTAAAAGATATGGGAATAGTGGTCACCAACCCTTACAATAAGCAGGAAATAAAGTTAGCAGAAATCTGA
- the LOC119690348 gene encoding HIV Tat-specific factor 1 homolog — protein sequence MESQEKVEKPSKTGFVIKLSSETVEKLTREDNNSKADVLPPSDSKQSSESSSDAVIVSEVPPQKISEHEPKETPSKDANSNTSESTESKQIQDPNASWGDYAPYVTYEGEEAIYTDPSNQQRYSWDKETNSWKPNDGEGPGRTYSYENDEHTYTEPDGSKFFWDADKKAWIPKVDDDFLALYQMSYGFVDNTSKEKKDEPKETKIEEVKKAEAAGVKRKSEPQWFQPSEDTNTKVYVSNLPTDITEEEFVDFMQKCGLVMRDPSTQKMKIKFYMDKEHNCFKGDALCTYIKIESVELALNILDGSDFKGNKIKVERAQFQQKGEYNPALKPKKKKKKELEKIKKMQQKLFDWRPEKFIGERSKHERVVIVKNVFDPADFDKDVQLILDYQQDLREEFTKCGEVRKVTIYDRHPEGVCQVTMKEPEEADAAVALINGRWFGKRQLTAEIWDGRTKYRIAETDADINKRIDKWGRFLEEGEKEDAGTSSKDDAVKKVVSEETTQEPTEMEQASEETVPAPAVATVDST from the coding sequence ATGGAGTCacaggaaaaagttgaaaagccATCTAAAACAGGATTTGTAATCAAACTTTCGAGCGAAACTGTTGAGAAACTGACGCGGGAAGACAATAATTCTAAGGCAGATGTTTTGCCCCCCAGTGATTCTAAACAATCTTCTGAAAGCTCATCGGATGCAGTTATAGTATCTGAGGTGCCTCCGCAAAAAATCAGCGAACATGAACCGAAGGAAACACCCTCAAAAGACGCAAACAGTAATACTAGCGAGTCCACTGAATCCAAACAGATTCAGGATCCCAACGCATCATGGGGCGACTACGCTCCATATGTGACATATGAAGGAGAAGAAGCAATCTATACTGATCCATCCAACCAGCAGCGGTACTCATGGGATAAAGAAACAAACTCATGGAAACCTAATGATGGGGAAGGTCCTGGCCGAACCTACAGCTACGAGAATGATGAACACACCTACACGGAGCCTGATGGTTCGAAATTCTTCTGGGATGCTGACAAAAAAGCATGGATTCCGAAGGTAGATGATGATTTTCTGGCTTTATATCAAATGTCTTATGGCTTTGTTGATAACACAAGTAAAGAGAAAAAAGATGAGCCAAAAGAAACCAAAATTGAAGAGGTTAAAAAAGCTGAGGCAGCTGGAGTCAAGAGGAAGTCAGAACCACAGTGGTTCCAGCCATCTGAAGACACCAACACTAAAGTGTATGTATCAAATCTCCCTACAGACATCACTGAAGAAGAATTTGTAGATTTTATGCAAAAATGTGGTCTTGTCATGAGGGACCCCAGCACACAGAAAATGAAAATCAAATTCTACATGGACAAGGAGCACAACTGCTTCAAGGGGGATGCTCTCTGCACTTATATCAAAATAGAATCTGTGGAATTAGCACTTAATATATTAGATGGAAGTGATTTTAAGGGAAATAAGAttaaagtagaaagagcacaATTTCAACAGAAAGGTGAATACAATCCTGCATTGAAGCctaagaagaaaaagaagaaagagtTGGAAAAGATAAAGAAAATGCAGCAAAAATTGTTTGACTGGAGACCAGAGAAGTTTATAGGGGAGAGGTCAAAACACGAAAGAGTAGTAATTGTCAAAAATGTTTTTGATCCTGCAGACTTTGATAAAGATGTGCAACTTATTCTGGATTACCAACAAGACTTGCGGGAAGAGTTCACAAAATGTGGTGAGGTGAGGAAGGTGACCATCTATGACAGACACCCCGAAGGAGTCTGCCAAGTCACCATGAAGGAGCCTGAAGAGGCTGACGCTGCCGTGGCACTCATCAATGGACGCTGGTTTGGAAAAAGACAGTTAACAGCCGAAATATGGGATGGCAGGACCAAGTACAGAATTGCTGAGACTGATGCTGATATTAACAAGAGAATAGATAAATGGGGGAGGTTCTTAGAAGAGGGAGAGAAGGAAGATGCTGGTACCAGCTCAAAAGATGATGCTGTGAAAAAAGTAGTTTCTGAGGAAACAACACAGGAACCTACAGAGATGGAGCAGGCATCTGAAGAAACGGTACCAGCGCCTGCTGTGGCTACTGTTGATAGCACTtaa